A genomic region of Magnolia sinica isolate HGM2019 chromosome 6, MsV1, whole genome shotgun sequence contains the following coding sequences:
- the LOC131247834 gene encoding LOW QUALITY PROTEIN: FACT complex subunit SPT16-like (The sequence of the model RefSeq protein was modified relative to this genomic sequence to represent the inferred CDS: substituted 1 base at 1 genomic stop codon), whose translation MAEHRNGNAKPSDNNAAGAPSAYMINLDNFQKRLKVFYSHWKEHKTEFWAASDVLVIASPPASDDLRYLKSSALNVWLLGYEFPETIMVFMEKQIHFLCTQKKASLLGTLKKSAREAVNLEIVIHVKAKSDDGSALMDEIFQAVHSQSDSPIVGYIAREAPEGRLLETWAEKLKSSSFQLSDITNGFSELFSVKDGTELTNVKKAAYLTSSVMKHFVVPKLEKIIDEEKKVSHSSLMDDTEKAILDPAKVKVKLKAENVDICYPPIFQSGGEFDLKPSASSNDEDLYYDSTSVILCAIGSRYNSYCSNIARTFLIDANATQSKAYEVLLKAHEAAIGALKAGNKVSAVYQAAVSVVERDAPEFASHLTKSAGTGIGLEFRESGLSLNARNDRVLKPGMVFNVSLGFQNLQSETNNPKTKMFSLLLADTIIVNEKAAEVVTSISSKLVKDVAYSFNEEEEEEEXYPKVKAESNGAEAFLSKATLRSDNQEMSKEELRRQHQAELARQKNEETARRLAGGGSAAGDGRGSAKASSDLIAYKNVNDIPQSRELMIQIDQKNEAVLLPIHGSMVPFHIATVKSVSSQQDGKNCYIRIFFNVPGTPFNPPDANSLKFQGSIYLKEVSFRSKDSRHISEVVQLIKTLRRQVASRESERAERATLVTQEKLQLAGSKFKPIRLTDLWIRPVFGGRGRKLPGTLEGHANGFRYSTSRPNERVDIMYGNIKHAFFQPAEKEMITLLHFHLHNHIMVGNKKTKDVQFYVEVMDIVQTLGGGKRSANDPDEIEEEQRERDRKNKINMDFNNFVNRVNDLWGQPQFKGLDLEFDQPLRELGFHGVPHKASAFIVPTSSCLVELIETPFLVITLSEIEIVNLERVGLGQKNFDMTIVFKDFKRDVLRIDSIPSSSLDGIKEWLDTTDLKYYESRLNLNWRPILKTITDDPEKFIEDGGWEFLNMEVSDSDSENSEESDQGYEPSDVQSESVSEEEDDESESLVESYEDEDEDSGGDSEEEKGKTWEELEREASNADREKGDESDSEEERKRRKIKAFGKSRVADRRDVRSVPSKRPKLR comes from the coding sequence ATGGCGGAACACCGAAATGGCAATGCAAAACCTTCTGACAACAATGCTGCTGGGGCACCCAGTGCTTACATGATCAATCTTGATAACTTCCAGAAGCGGCTGAAAGTGTTCTATTCTCACTGGAAGGAACACAAAACTGAGTTCTGGGCTGCTTCGGATGTGCTTGTAATTGCTAGTCCCCCAGCTTCTGATGATCTACGTTATCTGAAATCTTCAGCGTTGAACGTCTGGTTGCTCGGATATGAGTTCCCAGAAACAATCATGGTCTTCATGGAGAAACAGATTCATTTCTTGTGTACTCAGAAGAAGGCTTCTTTGTTAGGAACCCTGAAGAAATCTGCCAGGGAGGCTGTCAACCTTGAGATCGTGATACACGTCAAGGCAAAGAGTGATGATGGGAGTGCTTTAATGGATGAGATATTCCAGGCTGTCCACTCTCAGTCTGATAGTCCAATTGTCGGATACATTGCAAGAGAGGCCCCTGAGGGGAGGCTTTTAGAGACCTGGGCTGAGAAGTTGAAGTCCTCCTCATTCCAGCTCAGTGATATAACAAATGGATTTTCCGAACTATTCTCTGTCAAGGATGGCACTGAGCTTACAAACGTGAAGAAGGCTGCGTACTTAACTTCATCTGTGATGAAACACTTCGTTGTCCCAAAGCTCGAGAAGATCATTGATGAGGAGAAGAAGGTTTCTCATTCATCACTGATGGATGACACAGAGAAGGCCATACTTGATCCAGCAAAAGTCAAAGTCAAACTAAAAGCGGAGAATGTTGACATCTGTTACCCCCCAATTTTTCAGAGTGGGGGTGAATTTGATCTCAAGCCGAGTGCATCAAGCAATGATGAGGATCTCTACTATGACTCGACAAGTGTGATCTTATGCGCAATCGGATCGCGCTACAACAGCTACTGCTCAAACATTGCCAGAACATTTCTCATTGATGCAAATGCAACGCAGAGTAAGGCTTATGAGGTTCTCCTCAAGGCCCATGAGGCAGCGATAGGTGCATTGAAGGCTGGGAATAAGGTCAGTGCTGTTTACCAAGCAGCAGTCTCGGTGGTAGAGAGGGATGCTCCTGAATTTGCCTCTCATCTTACAAAGTCAGCAGGAACGGGAATCGGTCTCGAGTTCCGTGAGTCGGGATTGAGTTTAAATGCCAGGAACGATCGGGTGTTGAAGCCTGGAATGGTTTTTAATGTATCTCTTGGGTTCCAGAACTTGCAATCAGAAACCAACAATCCAAAGACTAAGATGTTCTCGTTGTTGCTTGCAGACACCATTATTGTCAATGAAAAAGCTGCAGAAGTTGTGACTTCAATCAGCTCCAAGTTAGTTAAGGatgttgcatactcattcaatgaggaagaggaggaggaagaataGTATCCAAAGGTCAAAGCTGAATCCAATGGAGCTGAGGCATTCTTGTCGAAAGCGACTCTAAGGTCAGATAATCAGGAGATGTCAAAGGAGGAGCTGCGGAGGCAGCATCAGGCTGAGCTGGCCCGGCAGAAGAATGAAGAAACTGCGAGGAGGTTGGCTGGGGGCGGTTCTGCAGCTGGAGATGGCCGTGGTTCTGCAAAAGCTTCAAGCGATCTCATTGCCTACAAGAATGTCAATGATATCCCACAGTCGAGGGAATTAATGATACAGATCGACCAAAAGAATGAGGCTGTCCTTTTGCCAATCCACGGCAGCATGGTGCCGTTTCACATTGCTACCGTCAAGAGTGTTTCAAGCCAGCAGGACGGCAAAAATTGCTATATCCGTATATTCTTCAATGTACCTGGAACCCCGTTCAATCCCCCCGATGCCAATTCTCTGAAATTCCAAGGATCCATTTATCTGAAGGAGGTTTCGTTCCGATCCAAGGATTCAAGGCACATCAGCGAAGTGGTGCAGCTGATCAAGACCCTCCGTCGGCAGGTTGCTTCAAGAGAGTCGGAGAGAGCTGAGCGGGCCACCTTGGTCACTCAGGAGAAACTGCAGCTCGCAGGCTCCAAGTTCAAGCCGATAAGACTGACCGACTTGTGGATCCGTCCAGTATTCGGCGGCCGGGGAAGGAAGCTGCCGGGTACCTTAGAAGGCCACGCCAATGGTTTCCGTTATTCAACCTCAAGGCCCAACGAGCGTGTAGACATCATGTATGGGAACATCAAGCACGCGTTCTTTCAGCCCGCAGAGAAGGAGATGATTACTCTCCTGCATTTCCACCTGCATAATCATATCATGGTAGGCAACAAGAAGACCAAAGATGTCCAGTTCTATGTTGAGGTGATGGACATTGTGCAGACATTGGGAGGCGGGAAGAGATCAGCGAACGACCCAGATGAGATTGAGGAAGagcagagagagagggataggaaGAACAAGataaacatggatttcaacaatTTCGTCAATCGGGTCAATGACCTTTGGGGCCAGCCACAGTTTAAAGGACTTGATCTTGAGTTCGACCAGCCACTGAGGGAGCTTGGTTTCCATGGAGTTCCTCACAAAGCTTCCGCCTTCATTGTTCCGACATCGAGCTGCTTGGTTGAACTGATTGAAACGCCATTCTTGGTGATCACTTTGAGTGAGATTGAGATTGTTAATCTAGAGAGGGTGGGGCTTGGGCAGAAGAACTTCGACATGACGATCGTGTTCAAGGACTTCAAGCGGGACGTCCTCCGCATAGACTCGATCCCATCCTCGTCCCTTGATGGCATCAAGGAGTGGCTTGACACCACAGACCTCAAGTACTATGAAAGCAGGCTGAACCTGAACTGGCGGCCCATCCTGAAGACAATCACTGATGATCCTGAGAAGTTCATTGAGGACGGCGGGTGGGAGTTCTTGAACATGGAAGTGAGCGATTCAGATTCCGAGAACTCAGAGGAATCTGATCAAGGGTATGAGCCCTCCGACGTGCAGTCGGAATCTGTCTCAGAGGAGGAAGATGATGAAAGCGAGTCATTGGTGGAGTCTTATGAGGACGAAGATGAGGACAGCGGGGGCGATTCAGAGGAAGAGAAGGGGAAGACTTGGGAGGAGCTGGAGAGGGAGGCGAGCAATGCCGACAGGGAGAAAGGTGACGAATCAGACagtgaagaagagaggaagaggaggaagatcaAAGCTTTTGGCAAGTCCCGCGTCGCTGATAGGAGGGATGTAAGAAGTGTCCCGTCCAAGAGGCCTAAGCTTAGGTAA